The following coding sequences are from one Ovis canadensis isolate MfBH-ARS-UI-01 breed Bighorn chromosome 7, ARS-UI_OviCan_v2, whole genome shotgun sequence window:
- the PLEK2 gene encoding pleckstrin-2 codes for MEDGVLKEGFLVKRGHIVHNWKARWFILRQNTLLYYKFQGGRKVTPPKGRILLDGCTITCPCLEYENRPLLIKLKTQTSTEYFLEACSREERDAWAFEITGAIHAGQPGKVQQLHLLKNSFKLPPHISLHRIVDKMRDSSCGIRPSPNMVQGSTYKKTFIGSSLVDWLLSSGFAASRLEAVTLASVLMEENFLRPVGTRSTGAIRSGDLSEQFLDDSTALYTFAESCKKKISPKEEISLSTMELSGTVVKQGYLAKQGHKRKNWKVRRFVLRKDPAFLHYYDPSKEENRPVGGFSLRGSLVSALEDNGVPAGVKGNVQGNLFKVITKDDIHYYIQASSKAERSEWIEAIKKLT; via the exons GGTCACATTGTCCACAACTGGAAAGCGCGGTGGTTCATTCTTCGGCAGAACACGCTGCTATACTACAAGTTCCAGGGGGGTCGGAAAGTGACCCCTCCCAAGGGCCGCATCCTTCTGGACGGCTGCACCATTACCTGCCCCTGCCTGGAGTATGAAAACCGACCG CTCCTCATTAAGCTGAAAACTCAAACATCCACGGAGTACTTCCTGGAGGCCTGTTCTCGAGAGGAGAGGGACGCCTGGGCCTTCGAGATAACAGGAGCCATCCACGCGGGGCAGCCGGGGAAGGTCCAACAGCTTCATCTACTGAAGAACTCCTTCAAGCTGCCGCCTCACATCAGCCTGCA TCGCATCGTGGACAAGATGCGTGACAGTAGCTGTGGAATCCGGCCAAGCCCCAACATGGTGCAGGGAAGCACCTACAAAAAGACCTTCATAG GCTCCTCCCTGGTGGATTGGCTCCTCTCCAGCGGCTTTGCAGCCAGCCGTCTGGAGGCTGTGACGCTGGCCTCGGTGCTCATGGAGGAGAACTTCCTTCGGCCAGTAGGCACCCGAAGCACGGGAGCCATTCGCTCGGGGGATCTGTCTGAGCAGTTCCTGGATGACTCCACGGCCCTGTACACATTC GCTGAGAGCTGCAAGAAGAAGATAAGTCCCAAGGAAGAAATCAGTCTCAGTACCATGGAGTTAAGTGGCACTGTGGTGAAGCAAGGCTATCTGGCCAAGCAG GGGCACAAGAGGAAAAACTGGAAGGTGCGGCGCTTTGTTCTGAGGAAGGACCCGGCTTTTCTGCATTACTACGACCCTTCCAAA GAAGAGAACCGGCCAGTGGGTGGGTTTTCTCTTCGTGGCTCCCTGGTGTCAGCTCTGGAGGATAATGGCGTTCCTGCTG GGGTTAAAGGGAATGTCCAAGGAAATCTCTTCAAAGTGATTACTAAGGATGACATACACTACTATATCCAGGCCAGCAGCAAGGCTGAGCGTTCAGAGTGGATTGAAGCTATCAAGAAGCTAACGTGA